A part of Paenibacillus donghaensis genomic DNA contains:
- a CDS encoding BlaI/MecI/CopY family transcriptional regulator: MNASPHITEAECEVMKLLWEKEPLSANEIIIKLKQQMQWSDQTIKTFLNRLHNKKAIRFEKSGRNYIYYPLVSHDEYLQTENRSFLDRVYNGAVGLMCAKFLQEEQLSEKDIEELQQLLENKKKGDSST, translated from the coding sequence ATGAACGCATCCCCCCACATTACCGAAGCAGAATGTGAAGTGATGAAGCTCCTCTGGGAGAAAGAACCTCTGTCCGCTAACGAGATCATAATCAAGCTGAAGCAGCAGATGCAATGGTCAGATCAGACGATCAAAACCTTCCTGAACCGGCTGCACAATAAAAAGGCGATTCGTTTCGAAAAATCCGGCCGGAACTACATCTACTATCCACTGGTTTCGCACGATGAATACTTACAAACCGAGAATCGTTCTTTTCTGGACAGGGTTTACAACGGGGCTGTCGGATTGATGTGTGCAAAATTTCTTCAAGAAGAGCAACTTTCGGAGAAAGACATTGAGGAGCTTCAACAGCTGTTGGAGAACAAGAAGAAAGGCGATTCCAGCACATGA
- a CDS encoding M56 family metallopeptidase: protein MKLIESMFSLLLTASLASSVIILLLLLLRKPLNKRLGARIVHMLWVIALIRLLVPIAPHSPVSLFNLLPQTIHDQVYLGTTLGSRAPSEPSEEINPSYSSISNQTEEPSSTNTAAHPQMASSETAHYGPSHWLAISWLGGILALGLYYLSVTLRFRKEVAMARKLENEEVLFILEACKAKLGIQRNIPIYETSSFHSPFIYGLLKPGVYLPEDLVAITDSAQLTHILLHELAHYKRKDLWVNFLWTLAVLIHWYNPLVWFAMKRMKADQEVACDAGVLEVLGERESTSYGTTLLMLSRLSSRRSSLQVHLTPFFVHKNEMKRRITMIMSFKKGSYKLSIAAVVLVFFISAVIFTMVSEPAGGAAPAADSNAGSAENSASSFKIARINDWAKWFNNLDRATAFADFDFKVSDYLPDGYQLQNVDVLQKYVNRTNDLANITYVTHFGTDEEQIIELGRVGQNGAVLCLPAADSACPL, encoded by the coding sequence ATGAAGCTGATCGAATCGATGTTCTCCCTCCTGCTGACCGCATCCCTGGCATCTTCCGTGATCATTCTGCTATTGCTACTACTTCGGAAGCCGTTAAACAAGCGCCTTGGCGCTCGAATCGTCCATATGTTGTGGGTGATCGCATTAATTAGGCTGCTTGTTCCTATAGCTCCGCACAGCCCTGTCAGCCTGTTCAATCTGCTGCCGCAGACGATTCATGACCAGGTTTATTTGGGAACAACGCTCGGATCAAGGGCTCCCTCGGAACCTAGTGAGGAAATCAATCCTAGTTACAGTTCTATATCGAATCAGACAGAGGAACCAAGCTCTACTAACACAGCTGCACACCCTCAAATGGCTAGCTCTGAAACAGCCCATTATGGGCCAAGCCATTGGCTGGCGATCAGCTGGCTTGGAGGAATTCTGGCTCTGGGTTTATACTACCTATCCGTAACGTTGCGATTCAGAAAAGAAGTTGCTATGGCGCGTAAGCTTGAGAACGAAGAGGTCCTCTTCATTCTGGAGGCGTGCAAGGCCAAGCTGGGTATCCAAAGGAACATTCCTATTTATGAGACAAGCAGCTTTCATAGTCCGTTCATTTATGGTTTGTTGAAGCCGGGCGTATATCTGCCGGAGGATCTCGTAGCCATTACCGATTCAGCGCAGCTAACGCACATCCTGCTGCATGAGCTGGCTCACTATAAACGGAAAGACTTGTGGGTGAACTTCCTGTGGACGCTGGCTGTCCTGATTCACTGGTACAATCCACTCGTGTGGTTCGCCATGAAGAGAATGAAAGCCGACCAGGAGGTGGCCTGCGACGCGGGCGTACTCGAGGTGCTTGGTGAGCGGGAATCTACATCCTACGGCACGACACTCCTCATGCTGTCACGGTTAAGTTCCCGAAGGTCCTCCCTTCAAGTCCATCTTACGCCTTTTTTTGTCCATAAGAATGAAATGAAACGGAGAATTACAATGATCATGAGCTTCAAAAAAGGGTCTTACAAGTTATCCATCGCCGCTGTTGTCCTGGTTTTCTTTATAAGCGCCGTTATTTTCACCATGGTGTCAGAGCCGGCAGGCGGTGCCGCTCCGGCTGCAGATTCGAATGCCGGCTCAGCTGAGAATAGTGCTTCCTCCTTTAAGATTGCACGGATTAATGATTGGGCTAAATGGTTTAACAATCTGGACCGGGCGACCGCTTTTGCTGATTTCGACTTCAAGGTGTCCGATTACCTGCCCGATGGTTATCAACTCCAGAACGTTGATGTCCTTCAGAAGTACGTCAATCGTACCAATGACCTGGCAAACATCACTTATGTAACCCATTTCGGCACAGATGAAGAGCAAATCATCGAGCTGGGACGAGTTGGCCAAAATGGTGCAGTCCTTTGCCTCCCCGCAGCAGATTCAGCATGTCCGTTATGA
- the mqo gene encoding malate dehydrogenase (quinone) has protein sequence MSRQTKTDVILIGAGIMSATLGSMLKELAPDWNITVFERRANAGEESSNEWNNAGTGHSSLCELNYTVEQPDGLINISKAIAVNEEYQTSKQFWSYLVNNELIRNPRDFIVPVPHMSFVQGEQDVLFLKRRFKALSNHPLFQEMEYSDDPAKLMEWIPLMMKDRTNTPIAATKIESGTDVNFGALTRMLFAHLKSSNVDVKFNHNVDQIKRTKGGSWELAVRNIESGAAERHTAKFVFIGGGGGSLHLLQQSGIPEGKGIGGFPISGLFMVCKKPEIVAQHRAKVYGKASVGAPPMSVPHLDTRVIDNQESLFFGPFAGFSPKFLKFGSMFDLITSVKTHNLLTMMAAGVKNVSLTTYLIKQVMLSKDKRMEALRDFVPNAQSEDWDLLVAGQRVQIIKDTAAGKGTLQFGTEVISSADGSIAALLGASPGASTAVSVMLEVIHKCFPQHIEAWQPKLQEMIPSYGMSLSNNPALIQEIQASTARALGLS, from the coding sequence ATGAGCAGACAAACTAAAACAGACGTTATCTTAATTGGTGCCGGAATCATGAGTGCTACGTTGGGGTCCATGCTGAAAGAGTTAGCACCGGACTGGAACATCACAGTATTTGAGAGACGGGCAAACGCAGGAGAGGAAAGCTCGAATGAATGGAATAATGCAGGAACGGGGCATTCCTCCCTGTGTGAGCTGAACTACACCGTCGAGCAACCGGATGGATTGATTAATATTAGCAAAGCCATCGCAGTGAATGAGGAGTATCAGACCTCCAAGCAGTTTTGGTCGTACCTGGTAAACAACGAGCTGATTCGTAATCCGCGGGACTTTATCGTGCCGGTGCCTCATATGAGCTTTGTACAAGGCGAGCAGGATGTGCTCTTTTTGAAGAGACGTTTTAAAGCGCTTTCTAACCACCCGCTGTTTCAGGAAATGGAGTATTCTGATGATCCGGCAAAATTGATGGAATGGATTCCGCTTATGATGAAAGACCGGACCAATACACCGATAGCGGCAACCAAAATCGAATCCGGAACGGATGTTAATTTCGGCGCTTTAACGCGCATGTTGTTTGCCCACTTAAAGAGCTCAAATGTGGATGTGAAATTCAATCATAATGTGGATCAGATTAAACGTACTAAGGGCGGCTCGTGGGAATTAGCAGTGCGGAATATAGAGAGCGGTGCCGCTGAACGTCATACTGCAAAATTTGTCTTTATCGGTGGTGGGGGAGGGAGCCTGCATCTGCTGCAGCAATCGGGCATTCCTGAAGGAAAAGGGATTGGCGGATTTCCGATAAGCGGACTCTTTATGGTATGTAAAAAGCCGGAGATTGTAGCCCAGCATCGTGCCAAAGTATACGGCAAAGCTTCGGTTGGTGCTCCTCCGATGTCGGTCCCGCATCTGGATACTAGAGTGATCGACAATCAGGAATCGTTGTTCTTTGGACCGTTTGCCGGCTTCTCCCCCAAGTTTCTGAAATTCGGTTCCATGTTTGATTTGATCACTTCTGTAAAGACGCATAACCTCTTGACGATGATGGCCGCAGGTGTAAAAAACGTATCCTTGACCACTTACCTGATCAAACAAGTTATGTTATCGAAAGATAAGCGTATGGAGGCTTTGCGGGATTTCGTCCCGAATGCCCAAAGTGAGGATTGGGATCTGCTGGTGGCAGGCCAACGTGTGCAGATTATTAAAGACACGGCTGCCGGCAAAGGCACGCTTCAATTCGGCACGGAAGTGATCAGCAGCGCCGATGGCTCGATAGCGGCATTGCTCGGTGCTTCCCCAGGGGCTTCTACCGCCGTTTCCGTCATGCTTGAGGTGATCCATAAATGCTTCCCGCAGCATATTGAAGCGTGGCAGCCGAAATTACAAGAAATGATTCCTTCTTATGGTATGTCACTATCGAATAATCCAGCTCTTATTCAGGAAATTCAAGCTTCAACAGCACGGGCACTTGGCTTATCCTAA
- the atzF gene encoding allophanate hydrolase encodes MNSIDIPRVLSIKWLREMYTAQFITPEEIILEIINRSIEDADMNIWIVPPSMDQLAIYLDRLKTMDIATSPLWGIPFAIKDNIDLEGVATTAGCPEFAYLPTEHAVVVNRMIQAGAIPLGKTNLDQFATGLVGTRSPYGETSNALRKELISGGSSSGSAVAVARGHAAFAFGTDTAGSGRVPAALNHLVGYKPSLGAWPTKGVVPACASLDCVTVFAHSLEEALDVDAAARGLDPTDPWSKDYPQPHLSLPSRMYLPNNAPDFYGPFANEYRNAWNAAITNLQKMNLEIEYIDYDIFSQAAAILYEGPWVAERWADLGDFIDSHHGAAFPVTEKVLRSGADERHTAASVFQAMHKLQEMKAITKNLLNNAVMVMPTCGGTWTRDQVRQDPIGTNSNMGRYTNHCNLLDLCAVAVPAGDAAADTPFGITFFALAENEDLICGVADLFQDTLQRVSPLRTETTLVAVCGLHMRGFPLEKQMHEFGAHFVREEVTAAKYQLVKLPTVPSKPGLIKKGVGGASIHLEIWEMPLKTFGFFAALIPAPLGMGKVELQDGLEIPGFVCEAYAETEAEDITALGSWENI; translated from the coding sequence ATGAACTCCATTGATATCCCGCGTGTATTATCTATAAAGTGGCTGCGGGAGATGTATACAGCCCAATTCATTACGCCTGAAGAGATCATTCTGGAGATCATTAACCGTTCGATTGAAGATGCAGATATGAATATTTGGATTGTTCCGCCCTCGATGGATCAACTGGCGATTTATTTAGATCGACTGAAAACGATGGATATTGCAACTTCTCCGCTGTGGGGCATTCCGTTCGCGATCAAGGATAATATAGATTTGGAAGGAGTGGCGACAACGGCAGGTTGTCCCGAATTCGCTTATCTGCCTACTGAACATGCAGTAGTAGTGAATCGTATGATACAGGCCGGTGCGATACCTCTGGGCAAAACCAATCTGGATCAGTTCGCCACAGGGTTGGTGGGAACAAGAAGTCCATATGGTGAAACGAGTAATGCGCTGCGCAAAGAATTAATTAGCGGCGGGTCCAGTTCGGGTTCTGCGGTTGCGGTTGCGCGCGGTCATGCAGCCTTTGCCTTTGGGACAGATACAGCAGGCTCCGGCCGGGTTCCAGCTGCTCTGAATCATCTAGTCGGGTATAAACCAAGCTTGGGTGCCTGGCCCACCAAAGGTGTGGTTCCGGCCTGCGCCAGCCTTGATTGCGTAACTGTATTTGCCCACTCCTTAGAGGAAGCTCTAGATGTAGATGCTGCTGCGCGCGGTCTAGATCCTACAGATCCCTGGTCCAAAGATTATCCGCAGCCCCACCTAAGCCTTCCCTCCAGAATGTATTTGCCGAATAATGCCCCCGATTTCTATGGGCCCTTTGCTAATGAATACCGAAACGCATGGAATGCTGCCATAACGAATCTGCAAAAAATGAACCTGGAGATCGAATACATCGATTATGATATCTTCTCCCAAGCGGCTGCAATTCTGTATGAGGGTCCATGGGTCGCTGAACGTTGGGCCGATTTGGGTGATTTTATTGATTCCCATCACGGAGCAGCCTTTCCTGTAACAGAGAAAGTGCTGCGTTCGGGTGCGGATGAGAGACATACGGCAGCTTCGGTCTTTCAGGCCATGCATAAGCTGCAGGAGATGAAGGCCATTACCAAGAATCTGTTGAATAATGCTGTGATGGTCATGCCTACCTGTGGAGGAACCTGGACCCGTGATCAGGTTCGGCAAGATCCAATCGGCACCAACAGCAATATGGGACGGTATACGAATCATTGCAATCTGCTGGATTTATGTGCAGTTGCTGTTCCGGCAGGTGATGCAGCTGCAGACACTCCGTTTGGAATCACGTTTTTTGCGCTTGCCGAGAATGAAGATTTAATCTGTGGAGTTGCGGATTTGTTCCAAGATACCTTGCAACGCGTTAGCCCATTGCGGACAGAGACAACGTTAGTGGCGGTATGCGGCTTACATATGCGTGGGTTCCCATTAGAGAAGCAAATGCATGAATTTGGAGCACATTTTGTCCGTGAAGAGGTTACGGCAGCCAAATATCAGCTGGTTAAGCTACCTACAGTGCCCTCTAAACCAGGCCTTATAAAAAAAGGGGTGGGGGGAGCATCGATTCATTTAGAAATATGGGAAATGCCCCTTAAGACGTTTGGTTTTTTTGCAGCATTAATACCTGCTCCGCTCGGTATGGGTAAAGTTGAGCTGCAGGATGGCTTGGAGATCCCCGGTTTTGTCTGTGAAGCTTATGCAGAGACAGAGGCGGAGGATATCACGGCTCTTGGTAGCTGGGAGAATATATAG
- a CDS encoding PucR family transcriptional regulator, whose protein sequence is MTTNKIGFTCGDILLIPDFKDAVVLAGANGMQRTITRVNVMEVPDVIDWVRPGEFLITSGFPFRDQPDAISDIIPQLVERGVAALGIKTKRYIDRIPQRALELANQLDFPIFELPLSASFSDVVRDIMERVLVQEARELSLLQSRFQKLSQQLLYGKGIEEFLQSLDAMVNNPIILLDDSDHLFLSPQAEHVVKLMGEAFIWSQMRDDSNLGISFITIGGRRTRVYISAVNDKQYNKCLLILLEWNQESSVVDQLTIDRVGVLVGLEMINAHARREVESKYIDQFLQDWISGRMVTMEDLNIRAEACGCPLEKDDRLYVGLVRWLDSKPTTKQLLQAVRKIRMKSFCPNIQVTLLEGELTFVLSLPPEGNLNTTLDMIAADIQAQFGSEPYSICLGNGVDYPDKVFKSYSDVKKIHHISTICDYREAYIDYKKLGIFQLLYLLPDIEEINDYRNRYIVPILNYDAKHNTLLFDTLKVYLKHNRNAKKTSLELFTHYNTVTYRIERVCEILGISLDSGDDMLQLHFAVKLNEMRPVESDGIPKGKVTS, encoded by the coding sequence ATGACTACCAATAAGATCGGGTTCACCTGCGGGGATATCTTATTAATACCCGACTTCAAGGATGCAGTGGTTCTGGCTGGTGCGAATGGTATGCAGCGTACCATAACGCGGGTGAACGTAATGGAAGTACCTGATGTAATCGATTGGGTAAGGCCAGGTGAATTCCTGATTACCAGCGGATTTCCATTCCGGGATCAGCCGGATGCGATCTCTGACATTATTCCACAGCTGGTGGAAAGAGGTGTGGCGGCCTTAGGTATCAAAACAAAAAGGTATATTGATAGAATCCCCCAGCGTGCGCTGGAACTGGCGAATCAGTTGGATTTCCCTATATTTGAACTGCCCCTGTCCGCCTCCTTCTCCGATGTGGTGAGAGATATTATGGAGCGGGTCTTGGTTCAGGAGGCCAGAGAATTGTCTCTTCTGCAGAGCCGGTTCCAGAAGCTGTCGCAACAGCTGCTGTATGGCAAAGGCATTGAAGAGTTCCTGCAATCGCTTGATGCGATGGTGAATAATCCGATCATCCTGCTGGATGACTCGGATCATTTGTTTCTGTCCCCCCAAGCAGAGCATGTGGTGAAGTTGATGGGAGAGGCCTTCATTTGGTCCCAAATGCGTGACGATAGTAATTTAGGGATCAGCTTCATCACCATAGGTGGACGCCGAACCCGCGTATATATCTCTGCAGTTAATGACAAGCAATATAATAAGTGTCTGCTCATTCTTCTGGAGTGGAATCAAGAGTCGTCTGTCGTGGATCAGCTGACGATTGACCGCGTAGGTGTCCTGGTAGGACTGGAAATGATTAATGCCCATGCCCGCAGGGAAGTGGAGTCCAAATATATTGATCAATTCCTGCAAGATTGGATATCCGGCCGGATGGTGACTATGGAGGATTTGAATATTAGAGCGGAGGCCTGCGGCTGTCCCCTGGAGAAGGATGATCGCCTGTATGTCGGTTTGGTCCGCTGGTTAGACAGCAAGCCAACAACGAAACAGCTGCTGCAGGCGGTCAGAAAAATTCGGATGAAGTCGTTTTGTCCGAATATTCAGGTAACCCTGTTGGAAGGAGAGTTGACCTTTGTCTTATCTCTGCCTCCGGAAGGTAATTTAAATACAACCTTAGATATGATTGCTGCGGACATCCAGGCGCAATTTGGATCAGAGCCCTATTCCATATGCTTGGGGAATGGTGTCGATTATCCGGATAAAGTATTTAAGAGTTATAGCGATGTTAAGAAAATCCATCATATCAGCACGATTTGTGATTATAGAGAAGCTTACATTGATTATAAGAAGCTTGGCATATTTCAATTACTGTATCTTCTGCCGGATATTGAAGAAATAAACGATTACCGGAATCGGTATATCGTCCCCATCCTCAATTATGATGCTAAGCATAACACGCTGTTATTCGATACGTTGAAGGTCTATTTGAAGCATAATCGAAATGCGAAGAAGACATCCTTGGAGCTGTTCACCCACTATAATACGGTAACCTATAGAATTGAACGGGTATGCGAGATCCTAGGCATTAGTTTGGATAGCGGGGATGATATGCTGCAGCTGCATTTTGCAGTGAAACTAAATGAAATGAGACCGGTAGAATCAGACGGAATTCCAAAGGGGAAGGTGACATCATGA
- a CDS encoding cupin domain-containing protein produces MMITAKETKVLTGEANPWALMPNHIHLYHREILSAEQADGMGIRASSILWERIDVGGQVLPHYHDVAEIIHITVGKVKLLCNDEWKSYQAGDTFHVPAGVIHSVANDDDQPTEQISVFLPAEQETAPLNTFFNTQLVEDVYSMKLK; encoded by the coding sequence ATGATGATCACAGCCAAAGAAACGAAGGTTCTGACAGGTGAAGCCAATCCGTGGGCGCTTATGCCCAATCATATTCATTTATACCATCGGGAAATCCTGTCAGCAGAACAGGCAGACGGCATGGGGATTAGAGCAAGTTCTATTCTGTGGGAACGAATTGATGTAGGGGGGCAAGTCCTGCCGCACTATCATGATGTAGCCGAGATTATTCATATTACTGTAGGTAAGGTGAAGCTGTTGTGCAATGATGAATGGAAATCCTACCAAGCGGGAGATACCTTTCACGTTCCTGCCGGAGTGATCCATTCCGTGGCCAATGACGATGACCAGCCGACGGAGCAAATCAGCGTGTTCTTGCCTGCTGAGCAAGAAACGGCACCGCTGAATACATTCTTTAATACGCAGCTTGTGGAAGATGTATATTCCATGAAATTGAAGTGA